Proteins from one Salvelinus namaycush isolate Seneca chromosome 34, SaNama_1.0, whole genome shotgun sequence genomic window:
- the slc37a4a gene encoding glucose-6-phosphate exchanger SLC37A4a: MATAGYGYYRTTIFLAMFVGYTLYYFNRKTFSFVMPSLMQEIKLDKDDLGMITSSQSLAYAISKFISGVLSDQISARWLFSIGLFMVGAINVVFSWSSTVAIFSGLWFLNGLGQGLGWPPCGRVLRKWFEPSQFGTWWAILSCSMNLAGSLGPIIATLMAQSYSWRTTLSISGLSCCVVSFVCLLLIRNEPKDVGLPNIDTGGAKKGKAGSSSDETTFKEFILSPYLWLLSVGYLVVFGVKTACTDWGQLFLIQDKGQSTLMGSSYMSALEVGGLLGSLAAGYFSDKAVAQQGMKSHGNPRHFLLISMMAGMFGSMYLFRITVTPDSPKMWILFLGATFGFSSYGPIALFGVIANESAPSNYCGTSHAIVALMANIGGFCSGLPFSTIAKHHSWEMAFWVAEITCLITTICFFLLRNIRTKMGHIPKKTE; this comes from the exons ATGGCAACCGCAGGGTATGGATATTACCGCACCACCATTTTCCTGGCCATGTTTGTGGGCTATACGCTGTACTACTTCAACAGGAAGACATTTTCCTTTGTGATGCCCTCTCTCATGCAAGAGATCAAGCTGGACAAAGATGACCTGG GCATGATCACTAGTAGCCAGTCTCTGGCCTATGCTATAAGCAAGTTCATCAGCGGTGTGTTGTCGGATCAGATCAGCGCCCGCTGGCTCTTCTCCATTGGCCTGTTCATGGTGGGTGCCATCAATGTGGTCTTCTCCTGGTCCTCCACTGTGGCCATTTTCTCTGGCCTCTGGTTCCTCAACGGCCTGGGTCAGGGCCTGGGGTGGCCCCCATGTGGCAGGGTGCTGCGCAAG TGGTTCGAGCCCTCTCAGTTTGGGACGTGGTGGGCGATTCTGTCCTGCAGTATGAACCTGGCTGGGAGTTTAGGCCCCATTATTGCAACGTTGATGGCCCAGAGCTACAGCTGGAGGACGACCCTGTCCATCTCAGGCCTCTCCTGTTGTGTGGTCTCCTTCGTCTGCCTGCTGTTGATCAGGAACGAGCCCAAGGACGTGGGCTTGCCCAACATAGACACTGGGGGGGCCAAGAAGGGCAAAGCAG GCTCATCCAGTGATGAGACCACCTTCAAAGAGTTCATCCTGTCCCCCTACCTGTGGTTGCTGTCTGTGGGCTACCTGGTGGTGTTTGGGGTGAAGACAGCCTGCACTGACTGGGGCCAGCTCTTCCTCATCCAGGACAAGGGCCAGTCAACACTCATGG GCAGTTCCTACATGAGTGCCCTGGAGGTGGGAGGCCTGTTGGGCAGTTTAGCTGCAGGATACTTCTCTGACAAGGCTGTGGCACAA CAAGGCATGAAAAGCCATGGAAACCCCCGTCATTTTCTCTTGATCTCAATGATGGCTGGGATGTTTGGTTCCATGTATCTATTCCGGATCACTGTCACGCCAGACAGCCCAAAG ATGTGGATCCTCTTCTTGGGGGCTACATTTGGATTCTCATCTTACGGACCAATAGCCTTGTTTGGCGTGATAGCCAATGAGAGTGCTCCTTCAAACTATTGTGGAACGTCACATGCTATTGTTGCCCTAATGGCCAACA TTGGTGGCTTCTGCTCTGGACTGCCGTTCAGCACCATCGCCAAGCACCACAGCTGGGAAATGGCCTTCTGGGTAGCAGAGATCACTTGTCTCATCACTACCATCTGCTTTTTCCTGCTGCGGAACATCAGAACCAAGATGGGTCACATCCCCAAGA